One Kiloniellales bacterium DNA segment encodes these proteins:
- a CDS encoding DUF4167 domain-containing protein, which yields RRPRGRPNRKQHGSPRSQTYDSHGPDVRVRGNATQIYDKYLSLARDAAASGDRVAAEGYFQFAEHYFRIINDSTDPRRANPQQQGRGEHGQNGADQQRADQQRAERDQGRGPQGQQPVPSEQPPLEMEQPFIDQNQAQGMWPPQVDGAPEAAPAGGDGSGRRRRAADGEAKADGADESGNGAGGEAAKADGSEEDAPPRRAARGRPRGRRKANGAAKSDEDAAPEEKDGAAPASDAGSEGLST from the coding sequence GCGGCGGCCTCGTGGCCGGCCGAACAGAAAGCAACACGGGTCGCCGCGAAGCCAGACCTACGACAGCCACGGTCCCGATGTACGCGTTCGGGGCAACGCGACGCAGATCTACGACAAGTATCTCTCCCTGGCGCGCGACGCCGCCGCCTCGGGGGACCGCGTCGCCGCGGAGGGCTACTTCCAGTTCGCCGAGCACTACTTCCGGATCATCAACGACTCGACCGATCCGCGGCGGGCCAATCCGCAGCAGCAGGGCCGCGGCGAGCACGGTCAGAACGGCGCCGATCAGCAGCGGGCCGATCAGCAGCGGGCCGAACGCGACCAGGGTCGCGGCCCGCAGGGTCAGCAGCCCGTGCCCTCCGAACAGCCGCCCCTGGAAATGGAGCAGCCCTTCATCGACCAGAACCAGGCGCAGGGCATGTGGCCGCCGCAGGTCGACGGCGCGCCGGAAGCCGCCCCGGCGGGCGGTGACGGGAGCGGCCGACGCCGCCGCGCCGCGGACGGCGAGGCGAAGGCCGACGGGGCCGACGAGAGCGGCAACGGTGCGGGAGGCGAGGCCGCGAAGGCCGACGGTTCCGAGGAAGACGCGCCGCCGCGCCGCGCCGCGCGCGGCCGTCCGCGCGGACGCCGCAAGGCCAACGGCGCGGCCAAGAGCGACGAAGACGCCGCGCCGGAGGAAAAGGACGGCGCCGCCCCCGCGTCCGACGCGGGGTCCGAGGGCCTCTCAACCTGA
- a CDS encoding patatin-like phospholipase family protein has product MGTGSKKADGPTWQARLGEAARHLLGSAPAAPAGSRPIALALQGGGSHGAFTWGVLDRLLEEESLQIEAVSGASAGAMNAAALACGYLEGGPEGAKERLAALWQSVGKIGSMAPVGTHPLSHLLGGLLGEGSNLRILSQVTSPYQFNPLDLNPLRSLVTELIDFDRLRRTRKLKLFISATNVHTGSPRLFTNAEITSDVLLASACLPNLHRAIEIDGHYYWDGGFTANPPVLPLVHKTASPDILIVHIDTQAQHDLPVSPSEIEKRLQAVLNNAPLIREIHLIGELRSAVPSGSDLGQRLRRLGLHHILPPDSMTRGEVGSKLKTDSRFLNTLKDLGRASAEHWLDDHLGQLGRGRAPDFEERLLDHSKPGFASTRPYRMTGS; this is encoded by the coding sequence TTGGGAACTGGAAGCAAAAAGGCCGACGGCCCGACCTGGCAGGCGCGTCTCGGCGAGGCGGCCCGGCACCTGCTGGGCTCCGCTCCGGCGGCGCCGGCCGGCTCCAGGCCGATCGCGCTCGCCCTCCAGGGCGGCGGCTCCCACGGGGCCTTCACCTGGGGCGTCCTCGACCGCCTGCTCGAGGAGGAGTCGCTGCAGATCGAGGCGGTCAGCGGCGCCAGCGCCGGCGCCATGAACGCCGCGGCGCTCGCCTGCGGCTATCTCGAGGGCGGCCCTGAGGGCGCCAAGGAACGGCTCGCGGCGCTCTGGCAGTCGGTCGGCAAGATCGGCAGCATGGCGCCGGTCGGCACCCACCCGCTGAGCCACCTGCTCGGCGGGCTGCTGGGCGAGGGCAGCAACCTGCGGATCCTGTCCCAGGTCACCTCGCCCTATCAGTTCAACCCGCTCGATCTCAACCCGCTGCGCAGCCTGGTCACCGAGCTGATCGACTTCGACCGGCTGCGGCGCACGCGCAAGCTGAAGCTCTTCATCTCGGCGACCAACGTGCATACCGGCAGCCCGCGGCTGTTCACCAACGCGGAGATCACCAGCGACGTTCTGCTCGCCTCGGCCTGCCTGCCGAACCTGCACCGGGCGATCGAGATCGACGGCCACTATTACTGGGACGGCGGCTTTACCGCCAATCCGCCGGTGCTGCCGCTGGTGCACAAGACGGCGTCGCCGGACATCCTGATCGTCCACATCGACACCCAGGCGCAGCACGATCTGCCGGTCTCGCCCTCCGAGATCGAGAAGCGGCTCCAGGCCGTTCTCAACAACGCGCCCCTGATCCGCGAGATCCACCTGATCGGCGAGCTGCGCTCGGCCGTGCCGTCGGGCAGCGATCTGGGACAGCGGCTGCGGAGGCTCGGCTTGCACCACATCCTGCCGCCGGATTCCATGACCCGCGGCGAGGTCGGCAGCAAGCTGAAGACCGACTCGCGCTTCCTGAACACGCTGAAGGATCTCGGGCGGGCTTCCGCCGAACACTGGCTGGACGACCATCTCGGCCAGCTGGGCCGCGGCCGCGCGCCCGACTTCGAGGAGCGGCTGCTCGACCACTCCAAGCCCGGCTTCGCCTCGACGCGTCCCTACCGCATGACCGGCAGCTAG
- a CDS encoding MOSC domain-containing protein has translation MAITVQSLHRYPLKGLPGESLERTELEPGEGLPHDRRFAMAHGSTQFDPKNPQWLPKTNFLMLMKDEKLAKLRARFEPETGRLSIERDGKQVVCGTVTEGMGRTLINQFFASYIAGAARGAPKLVEAEGHRFFDVPEKSVSIINLASVRDLERVARQSIDPLRFRANVYIEGAAAWEEFGWVDRKIALGGAELEVAGRIDRCAATHVNPATAERDLNVVRFLKAGFGHIDMGVYARVVSPGALALGDALLPKG, from the coding sequence ATGGCGATCACAGTTCAGAGCCTTCACCGCTATCCCCTGAAGGGGCTGCCGGGCGAGAGCCTGGAGCGCACCGAGCTGGAGCCGGGCGAGGGCCTGCCCCACGACCGGCGCTTCGCCATGGCCCACGGCTCGACCCAGTTCGACCCCAAGAACCCCCAGTGGCTGCCCAAGACCAACTTCCTCATGCTGATGAAGGACGAGAAGCTGGCCAAGCTGCGCGCCCGCTTCGAGCCCGAGACGGGACGCCTGTCGATCGAGCGCGACGGCAAGCAGGTGGTCTGCGGCACGGTCACCGAGGGGATGGGCCGCACCCTGATCAACCAGTTCTTCGCCAGCTACATTGCCGGGGCGGCCCGCGGCGCGCCCAAGCTGGTCGAGGCCGAGGGGCACCGCTTCTTCGACGTGCCCGAGAAGTCGGTCTCGATCATCAACCTGGCGAGTGTGCGGGACCTGGAGCGGGTCGCGCGGCAGAGCATCGATCCTCTGCGCTTCCGGGCCAACGTCTATATCGAGGGCGCGGCGGCCTGGGAAGAGTTCGGCTGGGTCGACCGCAAGATCGCCCTCGGCGGGGCCGAGCTCGAGGTGGCCGGCCGCATCGACCGCTGCGCCGCGACTCACGTCAACCCGGCCACGGCGGAACGCGACCTCAACGTGGTGCGCTTCCTGAAGGCGGGTTTCGGCCACATCGACATGGGCGTCTACGCCCGGGTGGTCTCGCCCGGCGCCCTGGCGCTCGGCGACGCGCTGCTGCCAAAGGGCTGA
- a CDS encoding EamA family transporter yields the protein MTVSLLWIPVTIAAAFLQNLRSALQKQMTGDLGVAGVTFARFAYGFPFALAYLLVLVLAFGFPMPEPNAASLGYAAVGGLAQIFGTLTLVTAFSLSGFAVGTAYSKTETLQTALFGLVILADPLSLGGLAGILVSLAGVLLLSIARSRVTARSLLLAWTEKPALIGIGSGACFAVSAVCYRAASLSLGGEGFLAQAAFTLACVTVFQTLAMTAWFAWRQPETLRRVAASWRRAAWIGVVGAAASACWFIAMTIQNAAYVRALGQIELVFTFIAAVLIFRERSNRREVAGVALVVAGLLLLLLAG from the coding sequence ATGACCGTAAGCCTGCTATGGATTCCCGTCACGATCGCCGCGGCCTTCCTGCAGAACCTGCGCAGCGCGCTGCAGAAGCAGATGACCGGGGATCTCGGCGTCGCGGGCGTGACTTTCGCGCGCTTCGCCTACGGTTTTCCCTTCGCGCTGGCCTACTTGCTGGTGCTGGTCCTCGCCTTCGGTTTCCCGATGCCCGAGCCCAACGCCGCCAGCCTCGGCTACGCGGCGGTCGGCGGCCTGGCCCAGATCTTCGGCACGCTGACCCTGGTGACCGCCTTCTCGCTCAGCGGCTTCGCCGTCGGCACCGCCTACTCCAAGACCGAGACCCTGCAAACGGCGCTGTTCGGCCTGGTCATCCTGGCGGATCCGCTCAGCCTCGGGGGCCTGGCCGGGATCCTGGTCAGCCTGGCGGGCGTCCTGCTGCTGTCGATCGCCCGCAGCCGGGTCACGGCGCGCAGCCTGCTGCTGGCCTGGACCGAGAAGCCGGCCCTGATCGGCATCGGCTCCGGCGCCTGCTTCGCCGTCTCGGCGGTCTGCTACCGCGCAGCCTCGCTCTCGCTCGGCGGCGAGGGCTTTCTGGCTCAGGCCGCCTTCACCCTGGCCTGCGTGACGGTGTTCCAGACCCTGGCGATGACCGCCTGGTTCGCGTGGCGCCAGCCCGAGACCCTCCGCCGCGTCGCCGCCTCCTGGCGCCGGGCGGCCTGGATCGGCGTGGTCGGCGCGGCCGCGTCGGCCTGCTGGTTCATCGCCATGACGATCCAGAACGCCGCCTATGTCCGGGCCCTGGGCCAGATCGAGCTGGTATTCACCTTCATCGCCGCGGTGCTGATCTTCCGCGAGCGCAGCAACCGAAGGGAGGTTGCCGGCGTCGCCCTGGTCGTGGCCGGCCTGCTGCTTCTGCTGCTGGCCGGTTGA
- the clpB gene encoding ATP-dependent chaperone ClpB: protein MDFEKYTERSRGFVQAAQGLALRSNHQRLTPEHLLKVLLDDEEGLAAGLIRAAGGDPGRAAQENEATLDKLPRVEGSGAGQVHLVPETAKVFDQAEQLAKKAGDSFVTVERLLLALAMASGTPAAKALAGAGVTPQSLNGAIEDLRKGRTADSASAEEGYDALKKYARDLTEVAREGKLDPVVGRDEEIRRTIQVLSRRTKNNPVLIGEPGVGKTAIIEGLAQRIVKGDVPETLKNKRLMALDLGAMVAGAKFRGEFEERLKAVLQEIAAAEGEIVVFIDELHTLVGAGKAEGAMDASNMLKPALARGDLHCVGATTLDEYRKHIEKDAALARRFQPVFVPEPSVEETVSILRGLKEKYELHHGVRITDAAIVAAATLSNRYISDRFLPDKAIDLVDESASRLRMVVDSKPEEIDELDRRLVQVKIEENALKKESDKASKERLEKLTAEIAELEKQSAELTAQWQGEKDKLAGAQKLMEQLDQSRGELEIAQRDGDLNRASELKYGVIPDLEKRLEEAEEVQEHRMLNEEVTDGDIAAVVSRWTGIPVDKMLEGEREKLLTMEDALRRSVIGQEEAIVSISNSVRRARAGLQDPNRPIGSFLFLGPTGVGKTELTKALARFLFDDETAMVRLDMSEYMEKHAVARMIGAPPGYVGYEEGGALTEAVRRRPYQVVLFDEVEKAHPDVFNILLQVLDDGRLTDGQGRTIDFRNTMIILTSNLGADILAAQPDGEDSEAVRGPVMEVVRAAFRPEFLNRLDEVLLFHRLTRPQMTGIVDIQLARLLAMLADRKITLELDDQAKTWLADRGYDPVYGARPLKRVIQRELQNPLASLILEGKIGDGDTVNVTAGAEGLAINGEMVAAA from the coding sequence ATGGATTTCGAGAAGTACACCGAACGGTCACGCGGTTTCGTCCAGGCGGCCCAGGGCCTGGCGCTGCGCAGCAATCACCAGCGGCTGACGCCCGAGCACCTGCTCAAGGTGCTGCTCGACGACGAGGAGGGCCTCGCCGCCGGCCTGATCCGGGCCGCGGGCGGCGATCCCGGCCGCGCCGCCCAGGAGAACGAGGCCACGCTCGACAAGCTGCCCCGGGTCGAGGGCAGCGGCGCCGGGCAGGTCCACCTGGTGCCCGAGACCGCCAAGGTCTTCGACCAGGCCGAGCAGCTGGCCAAGAAGGCCGGCGACAGCTTCGTCACGGTCGAGCGGCTGCTCCTGGCGCTGGCCATGGCGAGCGGCACGCCGGCTGCCAAGGCGCTCGCCGGCGCGGGCGTTACGCCCCAGTCCCTCAACGGCGCGATCGAGGACCTGCGCAAGGGCCGCACCGCCGACTCGGCGAGCGCCGAGGAGGGCTACGACGCCCTCAAGAAGTACGCCCGCGACCTGACCGAAGTGGCGCGCGAGGGCAAGCTCGACCCCGTGGTCGGCCGCGACGAGGAGATCCGCCGCACGATCCAGGTGCTGTCCCGGCGGACCAAGAACAATCCCGTGCTGATCGGCGAGCCCGGCGTCGGCAAGACCGCGATCATCGAGGGCTTGGCCCAGCGCATCGTCAAGGGCGACGTGCCCGAGACCCTGAAGAACAAGCGCCTCATGGCGCTCGACCTGGGCGCCATGGTGGCCGGCGCCAAGTTCCGCGGCGAGTTCGAGGAGCGCCTCAAGGCCGTGCTCCAGGAGATCGCCGCCGCCGAGGGCGAGATCGTCGTCTTCATCGACGAGCTGCACACCCTGGTCGGCGCCGGCAAGGCCGAGGGCGCCATGGACGCCTCCAACATGCTGAAGCCGGCGCTGGCGCGCGGCGATCTGCACTGCGTCGGCGCCACCACGCTGGACGAATACCGTAAGCACATCGAAAAGGACGCCGCCCTGGCGCGGCGCTTCCAGCCGGTCTTCGTGCCCGAGCCCAGCGTTGAGGAGACCGTCTCCATCCTACGCGGCCTGAAGGAAAAGTACGAGCTGCACCACGGCGTGCGTATCACCGATGCCGCCATCGTCGCCGCGGCGACCCTCTCCAACCGCTACATCTCCGATCGTTTTCTGCCGGACAAGGCGATCGACCTGGTCGACGAGTCCGCCAGCCGTCTGCGCATGGTGGTCGACTCCAAACCGGAGGAGATTGACGAACTCGACCGCCGCCTGGTGCAGGTGAAGATCGAGGAGAATGCGCTCAAGAAGGAGAGCGACAAGGCCTCGAAGGAGCGTCTGGAAAAACTGACGGCGGAGATCGCGGAGCTGGAGAAGCAGTCGGCCGAGCTGACCGCCCAGTGGCAGGGCGAGAAGGACAAGCTGGCCGGTGCCCAGAAGCTGATGGAACAGCTCGACCAGTCGCGCGGCGAACTGGAGATCGCCCAACGCGACGGCGATCTCAACCGCGCCAGCGAGCTGAAGTACGGCGTCATTCCTGACCTCGAAAAGCGGCTTGAGGAAGCCGAGGAGGTGCAGGAACACCGCATGCTGAACGAAGAGGTGACCGACGGCGACATTGCCGCCGTGGTCTCGCGCTGGACCGGCATTCCCGTCGACAAGATGCTGGAGGGTGAGCGCGAGAAGCTGCTCACCATGGAAGACGCCCTGCGCCGGAGCGTGATCGGCCAGGAAGAGGCGATCGTCTCGATCTCCAATTCGGTGCGCCGGGCGCGCGCCGGGCTGCAGGATCCGAACCGGCCGATCGGCTCCTTCCTGTTCCTCGGGCCGACCGGTGTCGGTAAGACCGAACTGACCAAGGCGCTGGCCCGCTTCCTCTTCGACGACGAGACCGCGATGGTCCGCCTCGACATGTCGGAATACATGGAAAAGCACGCGGTCGCCCGCATGATCGGCGCACCGCCGGGTTATGTCGGTTACGAGGAAGGCGGCGCACTGACCGAAGCGGTGCGGCGCCGGCCCTATCAGGTTGTGCTCTTCGACGAGGTGGAAAAGGCCCACCCGGACGTCTTCAACATCCTTCTCCAGGTGCTGGATGACGGCCGCCTGACCGACGGCCAGGGCCGCACCATCGACTTCCGCAACACCATGATCATCCTCACCTCCAACCTGGGGGCGGACATCCTGGCCGCGCAGCCGGACGGCGAGGACAGCGAAGCGGTCCGGGGCCCCGTGATGGAAGTGGTGCGTGCCGCCTTCCGGCCGGAGTTCCTCAACCGCCTGGACGAGGTACTGCTGTTCCACCGCCTGACCCGCCCGCAGATGACCGGCATCGTCGACATTCAGCTGGCGCGCCTTTTGGCCATGCTGGCCGATCGCAAGATCACCCTGGAACTGGACGATCAGGCCAAGACCTGGCTGGCCGATAGGGGCTATGACCCGGTCTATGGTGCCCGGCCGCTGAAACGGGTGATCCAAAGGGAGTTGCAGAATCCCCTGGCCAGCCTGATCCTGGAAGGCAAGATCGGTGACGGCGATACCGTCAACGTGACCGCTGGGGCCGAAGGTCTGGCGATCAACGGCGAGATGGTAGCGGCGGCCTGA
- a CDS encoding flavin reductase family protein encodes MFYDTRIGDHGLPHSPFKACVVPRPIGWITSVNEAGQVNLAPYSFFNGVAGEPPVVMFAPGGRKADGPPDGSKDSLANVERTGEFVCNVVTWDLREVMNQTSAPAPAGVSEADATGLEMIPSKLVKPPRVKASPIHMECRYLQTVDLPSDDPNARNAVVFGQVIGIHIDESVLTDGLVDMAKLKPIARLGYMDYTRVDEVFSMMRPAWPLKVAAD; translated from the coding sequence ATGTTCTACGATACCCGGATCGGCGACCATGGTCTGCCGCACAGCCCCTTCAAGGCCTGCGTGGTGCCGCGGCCGATCGGCTGGATCACTTCGGTGAACGAGGCGGGGCAGGTCAACCTAGCCCCTTACAGCTTTTTCAACGGCGTGGCCGGCGAGCCGCCGGTGGTGATGTTCGCGCCCGGCGGCCGCAAGGCTGATGGGCCGCCCGACGGCTCCAAGGACTCCCTGGCCAATGTGGAGCGTACCGGGGAGTTCGTCTGCAACGTCGTGACCTGGGACCTGCGCGAGGTGATGAACCAGACCTCGGCGCCGGCGCCGGCCGGCGTCAGCGAGGCCGACGCAACCGGCCTGGAGATGATTCCCTCCAAGCTCGTGAAGCCGCCGCGGGTCAAAGCTTCGCCGATTCATATGGAGTGCCGCTATCTGCAGACCGTGGATCTGCCGTCGGATGATCCGAACGCACGCAATGCCGTGGTCTTCGGACAGGTGATCGGCATCCACATCGACGAGTCGGTGCTGACCGACGGCCTGGTCGACATGGCCAAGCTGAAGCCGATCGCCCGCCTGGGCTACATGGACTACACCCGGGTCGACGAGGTTTTCTCGATGATGCGCCCCGCCTGGCCGCTGAAGGTCGCGGCGGACTAG